A stretch of Halosimplex halophilum DNA encodes these proteins:
- a CDS encoding VWA domain-containing protein, whose protein sequence is MIGFGGRINASLSGPDGPSFSEIVGQEELKRALLTVAVDDGLDGLLVRGEKGTAKSTAVRALADLLPEQSVVADCPYGCPPDEPARQCEACRERTDPQVERRPVPLVTLPLGATRERVVGSLSTADALDGEFSFEPGLLARANRGVLYVDEVNLLDDHLVDVLLDAAANGVNRVERDGVSVAHPAEFTLVGTMNPEEGDLRPQLRDRFALQATVEGCRTVDDRVAIIEQALGGERGRTTTDGDDGPTDRERRRQLTTARERLPEVDLPTEFAAEIARLCREAGVEGHRGDIATARAARALAALADRPTVIESDVRTAARLALPHRLKSRPFEDAPDPEERIDERFDGGSGRDDGSEGNDGSDTEGGADADDEPTAEGETDGDGTDGGAETGDAPSDDPGERDGSNGEAGPGGGDGGASQGGSARGGSTTDSGAESGEREADGSGSDGESDPEPDDTDADEAEPGSPVVPGQRRAGVGDADAPDLSIPDAVDRAGSTAEGRARARATTDADGPRLRTQRTDPSGDVDAAASVRAAAARGGSAVERRDLRESVRRSETAALVVFAVDTSASMRAAMRAAKGTVLELLRDAYQGRDEVAFVAFAGEDAEVLLPPTDSVARAARHLKDLPTGDRTPLPAGLRTASDVLDRADPDAGVVVLVTDGRANVAAESPVGETREAARRLAERDPHVVVVDADERVDGLTDTIAAETDGVCVSLADLTAERIDAAVARESEL, encoded by the coding sequence ATGATTGGTTTCGGCGGGCGGATAAACGCTTCGCTCAGCGGTCCGGACGGGCCGTCGTTCTCGGAGATAGTGGGACAGGAGGAACTCAAGCGAGCTTTACTGACGGTCGCGGTCGACGACGGGCTGGACGGGCTGCTGGTGCGGGGCGAGAAGGGGACGGCGAAGTCGACGGCGGTCAGGGCGCTGGCGGATCTCCTGCCCGAGCAGTCGGTCGTCGCGGACTGTCCGTACGGCTGTCCGCCGGACGAGCCCGCCCGCCAGTGCGAGGCCTGTCGCGAGCGGACCGACCCGCAGGTCGAACGGCGGCCGGTCCCGCTGGTGACGCTCCCGCTCGGGGCGACCCGCGAGCGGGTGGTCGGGTCCCTTTCGACGGCGGACGCGCTGGACGGCGAGTTCTCCTTCGAGCCCGGCCTGCTCGCCCGCGCCAACCGCGGCGTCCTCTACGTGGACGAGGTGAACCTGCTGGACGACCACCTCGTCGACGTGCTCCTCGACGCGGCGGCGAACGGGGTCAACAGGGTCGAACGCGACGGGGTGAGCGTCGCTCACCCGGCCGAGTTCACGCTCGTAGGGACGATGAACCCCGAGGAGGGCGACCTCAGACCGCAGCTCCGCGACCGGTTCGCACTGCAGGCGACCGTCGAGGGCTGCCGGACCGTCGACGATCGGGTCGCGATCATCGAGCAGGCCCTCGGAGGGGAGCGCGGTCGAACCACGACTGACGGCGACGACGGTCCGACCGACCGGGAGCGTCGTCGTCAACTCACGACCGCTCGCGAGCGGCTCCCGGAGGTCGACCTGCCCACCGAGTTCGCCGCGGAGATAGCGCGGCTCTGCCGGGAGGCGGGCGTCGAGGGCCACCGCGGCGACATCGCGACGGCCCGCGCGGCCCGCGCGCTCGCGGCGCTGGCCGACCGGCCGACAGTGATCGAGTCGGACGTGCGCACCGCCGCACGACTGGCCCTGCCCCACCGGCTGAAGTCGCGCCCGTTCGAGGACGCGCCCGACCCCGAGGAGCGCATCGACGAGAGGTTCGACGGCGGGTCCGGGAGGGACGACGGATCCGAGGGGAACGACGGGTCCGACACGGAGGGAGGGGCCGACGCCGACGACGAACCGACCGCGGAGGGGGAGACCGACGGCGACGGAACAGACGGCGGAGCGGAGACGGGTGACGCCCCGTCCGACGACCCGGGGGAGAGAGACGGCTCGAACGGCGAGGCCGGACCCGGTGGCGGGGACGGCGGGGCGAGTCAGGGGGGTTCGGCGAGGGGCGGATCGACGACCGACTCGGGGGCCGAATCGGGCGAGCGGGAGGCCGATGGATCCGGGAGCGACGGCGAGTCGGACCCCGAACCGGACGACACCGACGCGGACGAGGCGGAGCCCGGGAGCCCGGTCGTCCCCGGCCAGCGGCGTGCGGGAGTCGGCGACGCCGACGCGCCCGACCTCTCGATACCCGACGCAGTCGACCGGGCGGGGTCGACCGCGGAGGGGCGAGCGCGAGCGCGCGCGACGACCGATGCGGACGGCCCGCGCCTGCGGACCCAGCGGACGGACCCGTCGGGCGATGTGGACGCCGCCGCGTCGGTCCGCGCGGCCGCCGCCCGCGGCGGGTCCGCCGTCGAGCGACGGGACCTCCGGGAGTCCGTCCGCCGCAGCGAGACGGCGGCGCTGGTGGTCTTCGCAGTCGACACGAGCGCGTCGATGCGGGCGGCGATGCGCGCCGCGAAGGGCACGGTGCTCGAACTGCTCCGGGACGCCTACCAGGGGCGTGACGAGGTCGCGTTCGTCGCGTTCGCCGGCGAGGACGCCGAGGTGTTGCTCCCGCCGACCGACAGCGTCGCCCGCGCCGCCCGCCACCTCAAGGACCTCCCGACCGGCGACCGGACGCCGCTGCCCGCCGGACTGCGGACCGCCTCGGACGTGCTCGACCGGGCAGACCCGGACGCCGGCGTCGTCGTCCTCGTCACCGACGGCCGGGCGAACGTCGCCGCCGAGAGCCCGGTCGGCGAGACCCGCGAGGCGGCCCGTCGACTCGCCGAGCGGGACCCTCACGTGGTCGTCGTCGACGCCGACGAGCGAGTCGACGGCCTCACCGACACCATCGCCGCTGAGACCGACGGCGTCTGCGTCTCGCTGGCGGACCTGACCGCCGAGCGGATCGACGCCGCGGTCGCCCGGGAAAGCGAGCTTTAG
- a CDS encoding CbtB domain-containing protein has protein sequence MTLATDTVDGRIEQARVELTPTQVAVGLGLVAALGFALLFLGEPTAHDAMHNFRHGAGVTCH, from the coding sequence ATGACGCTCGCCACAGACACGGTCGACGGACGGATCGAACAGGCCCGCGTGGAGCTGACGCCGACGCAGGTGGCGGTCGGGCTCGGCCTCGTCGCCGCGCTCGGGTTCGCCCTCCTCTTCCTGGGCGAGCCGACGGCCCACGACGCGATGCACAACTTCCGACACGGCGCCGGCGTCACCTGCCACTGA
- a CDS encoding CbtA family protein → MLVEYVARGMKAGLVAGLAFGLVVALVTNPLVAAADGLAGGDHAGHGHDTDHAHEGAEHGHGAAVGAAVTNGVSVAAGVLWGLLLGAVVFGVGFYFLEPALPGGGEVGRYVLAGLGFLTVSGAPWLALPPRPPGAEQALPAETRLPVYAGMICAGALASLLAVAAYGRVRADRGPVVAAVAAAVPLALLAVPAALAPSNPVAHDLPAGLAAGFVGQVVVGQAALWLVLAAAHVRLSRRSTADASGGATSGADYAVTVD, encoded by the coding sequence ATGCTCGTCGAGTACGTGGCCCGCGGGATGAAGGCCGGCCTGGTCGCGGGGCTGGCGTTCGGACTCGTCGTCGCGCTCGTCACGAACCCGCTCGTGGCCGCGGCGGACGGCCTCGCCGGCGGCGACCACGCGGGTCACGGGCACGACACCGACCACGCTCACGAGGGCGCCGAACACGGCCACGGGGCCGCCGTCGGTGCCGCGGTCACGAACGGCGTCAGCGTCGCCGCCGGAGTCCTCTGGGGCCTCCTGCTGGGGGCCGTCGTCTTCGGCGTCGGCTTCTACTTCCTCGAGCCCGCGCTCCCCGGAGGGGGCGAGGTCGGGCGCTACGTGCTGGCCGGACTGGGCTTCCTGACCGTCTCCGGCGCGCCGTGGCTGGCGCTGCCGCCGCGGCCGCCGGGCGCCGAGCAGGCGCTGCCGGCCGAGACGCGCCTGCCCGTCTACGCGGGGATGATCTGTGCCGGCGCGCTCGCTAGCCTGCTCGCCGTGGCCGCGTACGGGCGGGTCCGCGCCGACCGCGGCCCCGTCGTCGCGGCGGTCGCCGCCGCCGTTCCGCTCGCGCTGCTGGCGGTTCCCGCCGCGCTCGCGCCGTCGAACCCGGTCGCCCACGACCTGCCCGCGGGGCTCGCGGCCGGGTTCGTCGGCCAGGTCGTCGTCGGCCAGGCCGCGCTGTGGCTCGTCCTCGCCGCGGCCCACGTCCGACTCTCCCGGCGCTCGACCGCGGACGCCTCGGGCGGAGCGACGAGCGGGGCCGACTACGCGGTCACCGTCGACTGA
- a CDS encoding (2Fe-2S) ferredoxin domain-containing protein, with amino-acid sequence MRDRTDEVRERGFTDHVLVCTNDRDSEYAACAEAHGDEVYEAVAAWLRERDVFWSSVHVAETSCLGLCSAEGTAVAVHPRGRWYSDVVPADVPALLEAEFGPGASRLGVPADDSVAAPEP; translated from the coding sequence ATGCGCGACAGAACCGACGAGGTCCGCGAGCGGGGCTTCACCGACCACGTGCTGGTCTGCACGAACGACCGCGACTCCGAGTACGCCGCCTGCGCCGAGGCCCACGGCGACGAGGTCTACGAGGCCGTCGCGGCGTGGCTCCGCGAGCGCGACGTGTTCTGGTCGTCGGTCCACGTCGCCGAGACGAGCTGTCTCGGGCTCTGCTCCGCCGAGGGGACCGCCGTCGCGGTCCACCCGCGGGGCCGCTGGTACTCCGACGTGGTCCCCGCGGACGTGCCCGCCCTCCTCGAAGCCGAGTTCGGTCCCGGCGCCTCGCGGCTGGGCGTGCCGGCGGACGACTCGGTCGCGGCGCCCGAGCCGTAG
- a CDS encoding endonuclease III domain-containing protein, protein MTVDEWTPARVRELHEALVSLHGPAERDGEHGTDAAPGDGVRQLLTTILSQNVADENTDRAAANLFETYQEFGDIESAPREELAEVIRVAGLADTKAERIQRALAAVREETGGAYSLAFLDAMDADDAKAWLTDIKGVGPKTASVVLNFHFGKPTMAVDTHVERVSKRFGLVPESASNARAHDELDRVVPDGLTYSLHVLLISHGRTYCSARDPDCDNAVCEAYCDCEGC, encoded by the coding sequence ATGACGGTCGACGAGTGGACGCCCGCGAGAGTCCGCGAACTGCACGAGGCGCTGGTCTCGCTCCACGGTCCCGCCGAGCGCGACGGCGAACACGGGACCGACGCCGCGCCCGGCGACGGCGTGCGACAGCTCCTGACGACCATCCTCTCGCAGAACGTCGCCGACGAGAACACCGACCGAGCGGCGGCGAACCTCTTCGAGACCTACCAGGAGTTCGGGGACATCGAGTCGGCGCCCCGCGAGGAACTGGCCGAGGTCATCCGCGTCGCCGGGCTGGCCGACACCAAGGCCGAGCGCATCCAGCGCGCGCTGGCGGCGGTCCGCGAGGAGACCGGCGGCGCCTACTCGCTGGCGTTCCTCGACGCGATGGACGCCGACGACGCGAAGGCCTGGCTCACCGACATCAAGGGGGTCGGCCCGAAGACGGCCAGCGTCGTCCTGAACTTCCACTTCGGCAAGCCGACGATGGCGGTCGACACGCACGTCGAACGGGTCTCCAAGCGGTTCGGGCTCGTGCCCGAGTCGGCGTCGAACGCCCGTGCCCACGACGAACTCGACCGGGTCGTCCCGGACGGGCTCACCTACTCGCTGCACGTCCTGCTCATCAGCCACGGCCGGACCTACTGCAGCGCCCGCGACCCCGACTGCGACAACGCCGTCTGCGAGGCCTACTGTGATTGCGAGGGGTGCTGA
- a CDS encoding DUF6498-containing protein, which translates to MSALRPAETLEDSFAPVLLANLAPLVGVVALGWDAAALAVLYAVEVLFSLALAGFEALFAQRHPPEERDGVVSVGDAELIDKRGSVTVVEWLPPVYPRTVPFVAGVVTGVGWFTLFVGVVAVSTVDAGAALARTDVLLSLAGLVVTGVGGSARRYFARREYEEVSPYGVIETPARRVFFLVFLVLPVAQSGGLVLLAALVVGKVAVEYSAHRADDGETGGLTGWLAGPDGGGERPEPVTVPDGDPVASFPTDRRTVLVAASLRTLRRAAPGYAVLCFFIWVFGTAFVGGDDAPLAVVAGITAGVVLLYFGALAVRVGSSYLRFAPLEYRRYDDRIVAHDAWLEEPQWSVSVREMRNLNVLTDRLADRLTGTRTVRFTHGWSDDETERQIGPVADYERLVDAFELPVADTEFDPLDRRAVAAAVALAVVYAAGVVAVLLSPGLDADAVFLAVFALPFVAMFVNGIWRRSYPDRVDRSPDPSWRD; encoded by the coding sequence ATGTCCGCCCTCCGACCCGCGGAGACGCTCGAAGACTCGTTCGCGCCGGTGTTGCTCGCCAACCTGGCGCCGCTGGTCGGCGTCGTCGCGCTGGGCTGGGACGCGGCGGCACTCGCGGTTCTCTACGCCGTCGAAGTTCTGTTCTCGCTGGCGCTGGCGGGGTTCGAGGCGCTGTTCGCTCAGCGTCACCCGCCGGAGGAGCGCGACGGGGTCGTCAGCGTCGGCGACGCCGAGCTGATCGACAAGCGCGGCAGCGTCACCGTCGTCGAGTGGCTCCCGCCGGTCTACCCGCGGACGGTTCCGTTCGTCGCGGGCGTCGTCACCGGCGTCGGCTGGTTCACCCTGTTCGTGGGAGTGGTGGCGGTCTCGACGGTCGACGCGGGCGCGGCCCTCGCCCGGACGGACGTGCTCCTCAGCCTCGCCGGCCTCGTCGTCACCGGCGTCGGCGGGTCCGCTCGGCGCTACTTCGCCCGGCGGGAGTACGAGGAGGTCTCGCCGTACGGCGTCATCGAGACGCCGGCCCGGCGGGTGTTCTTCCTCGTCTTCCTCGTCTTGCCCGTCGCCCAGTCGGGCGGCCTCGTGCTCCTGGCGGCGCTGGTCGTCGGCAAGGTCGCCGTCGAGTACTCCGCCCACCGAGCGGACGACGGGGAAACCGGGGGACTCACCGGCTGGCTGGCCGGTCCGGACGGGGGCGGCGAACGGCCCGAGCCGGTGACCGTCCCCGACGGCGACCCGGTCGCCTCGTTCCCGACCGACCGGCGGACCGTCCTGGTCGCCGCGTCGCTGCGGACGCTGAGACGGGCCGCGCCCGGCTACGCCGTGCTCTGCTTTTTCATCTGGGTGTTCGGCACCGCGTTCGTCGGGGGCGACGACGCACCGCTGGCGGTAGTCGCCGGCATCACGGCGGGGGTCGTCCTGCTGTACTTCGGTGCGCTGGCCGTCCGCGTGGGGTCGTCGTACCTCCGGTTCGCCCCGCTTGAGTACCGCCGCTACGACGACCGGATCGTCGCCCACGACGCGTGGCTGGAGGAACCGCAGTGGTCGGTCTCGGTGCGGGAAATGCGGAACCTGAACGTCCTGACCGACCGACTGGCCGACCGGCTGACCGGGACGCGAACCGTCCGGTTCACCCACGGCTGGAGCGACGACGAGACCGAGCGGCAGATCGGCCCGGTCGCGGACTACGAACGACTCGTCGACGCCTTCGAGTTGCCAGTCGCGGACACCGAGTTCGACCCGCTGGACCGGCGGGCCGTCGCCGCCGCCGTCGCGCTCGCCGTCGTCTACGCCGCCGGCGTCGTCGCCGTCCTCCTGTCGCCCGGCCTGGACGCCGACGCGGTCTTCCTCGCGGTCTTCGCGCTGCCGTTCGTCGCGATGTTCGTCAACGGGATCTGGCGGCGCTCGTACCCCGACAGGGTCGACCGCAGCCCCGACCCCTCCTGGCGAGACTGA
- a CDS encoding DUF3209 family protein, giving the protein MSCYEIEALRLGLLNVLGTDDDHAREHAEQELEGHLEGPIEALANAETLAAVERHLDAALVDLEAEIAATDADDPEYDYLRGRLVAVRDAERAVHRLTAQGGSVFEGLSEAHDVLHEAFPVEE; this is encoded by the coding sequence ATGAGCTGTTACGAGATCGAAGCGCTGCGACTCGGACTGTTGAACGTCCTCGGTACGGACGACGACCACGCCCGCGAGCACGCGGAGCAGGAACTGGAGGGCCACCTGGAAGGGCCGATCGAGGCGCTGGCGAACGCCGAGACGCTCGCGGCCGTCGAGCGCCACCTCGACGCCGCCCTCGTCGACCTGGAGGCGGAGATCGCCGCGACGGACGCCGACGACCCCGAGTACGACTACCTTCGGGGTCGCCTCGTCGCCGTCCGCGACGCCGAACGTGCGGTCCACCGACTGACCGCGCAGGGCGGGAGCGTCTTCGAGGGTCTCAGCGAGGCTCACGACGTGCTCCACGAGGCGTTCCCGGTCGAAGAGTGA
- a CDS encoding CbiX/SirB N-terminal domain-containing protein codes for MTATQSAPASLDDEAVLLVGHGSRREKSNEQVRTLAADLEERLGVPVDAGFLELAEPAIDEAVAGLAASVSTVTVVQLSLFAASHVKTDVPLAVQQARAAHEGTTVHSGAHLGVHPAIVDLLDDRAAAVEERLGVDRETDDVAVVLCARGSSDPDANADAHKLARLLYEGRAFDRVEASFVGVTEPVLAETLHDLAKTRPDAVVVLPYMLGDGVLTGRIRDGADEFDDEYPYVDAAAGDPLGTDPRLLDVLGDRWQEARTDSVDMSCDTCKYKVELDGYEADQGGARAMLRALTHQAEHADRENVDDDPHVHDAPEKHVAVCTNQTCAADGAPAVLERLRQAARDSDECDARITRSSCLGRCGEGPMVAVYPDGVWYGGVDADDAGRIVSGHLDRDRIVSELVDQTL; via the coding sequence GTGACCGCCACCCAGTCCGCCCCGGCGAGTCTCGACGACGAGGCCGTCCTGCTGGTCGGCCACGGCTCGCGCCGCGAGAAGTCCAACGAGCAGGTCCGGACGCTCGCCGCGGACCTGGAGGAGCGGCTGGGCGTCCCCGTCGACGCAGGCTTCCTCGAACTCGCCGAGCCGGCCATCGACGAGGCCGTCGCGGGGCTCGCGGCCTCGGTCTCGACCGTGACCGTCGTCCAGCTGTCGCTGTTCGCGGCGAGCCACGTCAAGACGGACGTGCCGCTGGCCGTCCAGCAGGCCCGTGCGGCCCACGAGGGGACGACCGTCCACAGCGGCGCGCACCTCGGGGTCCACCCGGCCATCGTGGACCTGCTGGACGACCGCGCGGCCGCGGTCGAGGAGCGGCTGGGCGTCGACCGCGAGACCGACGACGTGGCCGTGGTGCTCTGCGCCCGCGGCTCCTCGGACCCCGACGCCAACGCCGACGCCCACAAGCTCGCCCGCCTGCTCTACGAGGGCCGCGCGTTCGACCGGGTGGAGGCTTCGTTCGTCGGCGTCACCGAACCGGTACTCGCGGAGACGCTCCACGACCTCGCCAAGACCCGTCCGGACGCCGTCGTCGTCCTGCCGTACATGCTCGGCGACGGCGTCCTGACCGGGCGCATCAGGGACGGCGCCGACGAGTTCGACGACGAGTACCCCTACGTCGACGCCGCGGCGGGCGACCCGCTCGGGACCGACCCGCGGCTGCTGGACGTGCTCGGCGACCGCTGGCAGGAGGCCCGCACCGACAGCGTCGACATGTCCTGTGACACCTGCAAGTACAAGGTCGAACTCGACGGCTACGAGGCCGACCAGGGCGGCGCCCGCGCGATGCTGCGGGCGCTGACCCACCAGGCCGAACACGCCGACCGCGAGAACGTCGACGACGACCCGCACGTCCACGACGCGCCCGAGAAACACGTCGCCGTCTGCACCAACCAGACCTGCGCCGCCGACGGCGCGCCCGCAGTCCTCGAACGCCTGCGACAGGCGGCCCGCGACAGCGACGAGTGCGACGCCCGCATCACGCGGTCGTCCTGTCTCGGCCGCTGCGGCGAGGGGCCGATGGTCGCCGTCTACCCCGACGGCGTCTGGTACGGCGGCGTCGACGCCGACGACGCCGGGCGGATCGTCTCCGGCCACCTCGACCGCGACCGCATCGTCTCCGAACTCGTCGACCAGACGCTCTGA
- a CDS encoding cobalamin biosynthesis protein: MSDAADPPRPDPAEDLLAATPATAYFWGRVAGDGEVTGDGITVRTGDETAADALGAVAGADGAVANRRTRARESAHDASVTRFEDEYEVQVFGAPGERAGAALGLPIDGQPGGYRFDALAEHRPQLVRGLLEACGTVCFRESSESVGVSFVHDDERLLRTVRTLLADADPTVPTDDLSETSSGGHWFGLADDADAAAFAEWVYAGSGDSGLYADDRRAKLRRSVERATGRKVGELG; the protein is encoded by the coding sequence ATGAGTGACGCGGCCGACCCGCCGCGGCCCGACCCCGCCGAGGACCTGCTGGCGGCGACGCCGGCCACGGCGTACTTCTGGGGTCGCGTCGCCGGCGACGGCGAGGTGACGGGCGACGGGATCACCGTACGCACGGGCGACGAGACGGCGGCGGACGCGCTGGGCGCCGTCGCCGGCGCCGACGGGGCGGTCGCGAACCGCCGGACGCGGGCGCGCGAGTCCGCCCACGACGCCTCGGTCACGCGCTTCGAGGACGAGTACGAGGTGCAGGTGTTCGGCGCGCCGGGCGAACGCGCCGGCGCGGCGCTGGGTCTCCCCATCGACGGCCAGCCCGGCGGCTACCGCTTCGACGCGCTGGCCGAGCACCGCCCGCAACTGGTGCGGGGCCTGCTGGAGGCCTGCGGTACGGTCTGTTTCCGCGAGTCCTCCGAGTCGGTCGGCGTCTCGTTCGTCCACGACGACGAGCGCCTGCTCCGCACGGTCCGGACCCTACTTGCCGACGCCGACCCGACGGTTCCGACCGACGACCTCTCGGAGACGAGTTCCGGCGGCCACTGGTTCGGGCTGGCCGACGACGCCGACGCGGCCGCGTTCGCCGAGTGGGTCTACGCCGGCAGCGGCGACTCGGGCCTGTACGCCGACGATCGGCGGGCGAAACTCCGCCGGAGCGTCGAACGGGCGACCGGCCGGAAGGTGGGTGAGCTGGGGTGA
- a CDS encoding ferredoxin, whose amino-acid sequence MTTEYRVSLDRAACDGVFACLVRDDRFVEAADGLAAIDGDAERADGLPDDGSSEVAPDGGETVAAPFDDDRIDAARQAAAACPVDAIEVTTVEEGATPADATTVEAADE is encoded by the coding sequence ATGACTACTGAGTACCGCGTGTCCCTCGACCGGGCGGCCTGCGACGGCGTCTTCGCCTGTCTCGTCCGCGACGACCGGTTCGTCGAGGCGGCGGACGGCCTGGCCGCCATCGACGGCGACGCGGAGCGCGCGGACGGGCTCCCGGACGACGGGTCGAGCGAGGTGGCACCGGACGGCGGCGAGACGGTGGCCGCTCCCTTCGACGACGACAGGATCGATGCGGCCCGACAGGCCGCCGCGGCCTGTCCGGTCGACGCCATCGAGGTGACGACGGTCGAGGAGGGAGCGACGCCGGCCGACGCGACGACCGTGGAGGCCGCCGATGAGTGA
- the cobJ gene encoding precorrin-3B C(17)-methyltransferase, protein MSTDDTTDTTTDASTDTETKCGAASTPDGEAAASEDSSSKCGGSASSTSSSGSSSGCGASSTDEEEEVGATVDDFDADPGQLVAVGLGPGQPEGMTARAREALLDAEHIVGYTTYVELLPEGVREDAEELYDTPMCGEVSRTEEAIDRALAGNHVAIIGSGDPNVYALAGLALEILESKGATASMVEFDVVPGVPAAQSCGARLGAPLVNDTVSISLSDHLTDMPTIESRLHAAAKEGFTISIYNPWSRKRRANFEKCCEILEEHRADDTPVGIVHGAGREDERVEIVELGDLEELGETDLVDMTTTIIVGNEETYVWDDRMVTPRGYESKYDY, encoded by the coding sequence ATGAGCACCGACGACACCACCGACACCACGACGGACGCGAGCACAGACACCGAAACGAAGTGCGGCGCCGCCTCGACACCGGACGGGGAGGCCGCGGCGAGCGAGGACTCGTCCTCGAAGTGCGGCGGGTCCGCGTCCTCCACCTCGTCGTCCGGGTCGTCCTCGGGGTGTGGCGCCTCGTCGACAGACGAGGAGGAGGAAGTCGGCGCGACCGTCGACGACTTCGACGCCGACCCCGGCCAGCTTGTCGCTGTCGGGCTCGGCCCCGGCCAGCCCGAGGGCATGACGGCCCGCGCCCGCGAGGCGCTGCTGGACGCCGAGCACATCGTCGGCTACACGACCTACGTCGAGCTGCTGCCCGAGGGAGTTCGGGAGGACGCCGAGGAACTCTACGACACGCCGATGTGCGGCGAGGTCTCCCGCACGGAGGAGGCCATCGACCGCGCACTGGCCGGCAACCACGTCGCGATCATCGGGAGCGGCGACCCCAACGTCTACGCGCTGGCCGGGCTCGCGCTCGAAATCCTGGAGTCGAAGGGCGCCACCGCCTCGATGGTCGAGTTCGACGTGGTGCCGGGGGTCCCCGCGGCTCAGTCCTGCGGCGCCCGCCTCGGCGCCCCCCTCGTGAACGACACCGTCAGCATCTCGCTGTCGGACCACCTCACGGACATGCCGACCATCGAATCGCGGCTTCACGCCGCAGCCAAGGAGGGATTCACCATCTCGATCTACAACCCCTGGAGCCGCAAGCGCCGCGCGAACTTCGAGAAGTGCTGCGAGATCCTCGAAGAGCACCGCGCCGACGACACGCCGGTCGGCATCGTCCACGGCGCCGGCCGCGAGGACGAACGGGTCGAGATCGTCGAACTCGGCGACCTCGAAGAACTCGGCGAGACGGACCTGGTCGACATGACGACGACGATCATCGTCGGCAACGAGGAGACGTACGTCTGGGACGACCGGATGGTCACGCCGCGGGGCTACGAGTCGAAGTATGACTACTGA
- a CDS encoding precorrin-3B C(17)-methyltransferase, whose product MGTLYVVGIGPGLPHAMTQRAKDVVATADCVVASNLYQEFLRRDGTLPPESAAVEAATDGGATAESESPGSEAGTVLERPDGRRQELVRSSMGRQVELAREAFERVRAGQDVAHVSGGDPNVYGKSDLLFTMAEAEGAEDVPIEVVPGVTAALGGAANLGAPLSNDFCTVSLSDKWRGWAEIEEKLRAAAISGFVVVLYNCWRDYERAIDVLREERADDVPAGIFNDAGRGDAGRNLDDETHTITTLGEATDHDDEVGGMGTSILVGNAETAVWENDHGKHLVTPRGGRDVEDF is encoded by the coding sequence ATGGGGACGCTCTACGTCGTGGGTATCGGCCCCGGGCTGCCCCACGCGATGACCCAGCGGGCGAAGGACGTGGTGGCGACCGCCGACTGCGTCGTCGCCTCCAACCTCTACCAGGAGTTCCTGCGGCGCGACGGCACGCTCCCGCCCGAGAGCGCCGCGGTCGAGGCCGCGACCGACGGCGGCGCGACCGCCGAGTCGGAGAGCCCGGGGAGCGAGGCGGGGACCGTCCTCGAACGGCCGGACGGCCGCCGGCAGGAACTCGTCCGGTCGTCGATGGGTCGGCAGGTCGAACTCGCCCGCGAGGCCTTCGAGCGGGTCCGCGCCGGCCAGGACGTGGCCCACGTCTCCGGCGGCGACCCGAACGTCTACGGCAAGAGCGACCTGCTGTTCACGATGGCCGAGGCGGAGGGCGCCGAGGACGTGCCCATCGAGGTCGTCCCCGGCGTCACGGCGGCGCTGGGCGGCGCCGCGAACCTCGGCGCGCCGCTGTCGAACGACTTCTGCACGGTTTCGCTGTCGGACAAGTGGCGCGGCTGGGCGGAGATCGAGGAGAAACTGCGCGCGGCCGCCATCTCCGGGTTCGTGGTCGTCCTCTACAACTGCTGGCGCGACTACGAGCGGGCCATCGACGTGCTGCGCGAGGAGCGGGCCGACGACGTGCCCGCCGGCATCTTCAACGACGCCGGCCGCGGCGACGCCGGCCGCAATCTGGACGACGAGACCCACACGATCACGACGCTGGGCGAGGCGACCGACCACGACGACGAGGTCGGCGGGATGGGCACCTCCATCCTCGTCGGCAACGCGGAGACGGCGGTCTGGGAGAACGACCACGGGAAACACCTCGTCACGCCCCGCGGCGGGCGCGACGTGGAGGACTTCTGA